From the Oscillatoria salina IIICB1 genome, one window contains:
- a CDS encoding Uma2 family endonuclease: MTALTLNLHPVIDLTDEQFFQLCQNNRDLRLERTAEGELIIMPPTGWVSGNQNSKLTQRLANWTDANGTGLAFDSSTGFRLPNGANRSPDAAWVKKSRIEALNPDPNRFLPLAPDFIIELRSASDRLETLRSKMQEYIDCGVSLGWLIDPENQQVEIYRQGKEVEILQSPTSLSGEDALPGFVLNLSQILS, from the coding sequence ATGACAGCCTTAACTCTTAATTTACATCCAGTCATCGACTTAACTGACGAACAATTCTTTCAATTATGTCAGAATAATCGAGATTTGCGACTTGAGCGCACTGCTGAGGGAGAATTAATTATTATGCCACCGACAGGATGGGTAAGCGGAAACCAAAATAGTAAATTAACACAACGTTTAGCCAATTGGACAGATGCAAATGGAACAGGATTAGCCTTTGACTCTTCCACAGGTTTTCGACTTCCTAATGGCGCAAATCGTTCTCCTGATGCAGCTTGGGTAAAAAAGTCACGAATAGAAGCTTTAAACCCAGATCCCAACCGATTTTTACCGCTCGCTCCTGATTTTATCATCGAATTGCGATCTGCGAGCGATCGCCTAGAGACATTGCGAAGTAAAATGCAAGAATACATCGATTGTGGCGTAAGTTTAGGCTGGTTGATCGATCCTGAAAACCAACAAGTAGAAATTTACCGTCAAGGAAAAGAAGTGGAGATTTTGCAGTCTCCTACTAGCTTATCAGGAGAAGACGCACTACCGGGATTTGTCCTCAATTTAAGCCAAATTTTGTCCTAA